The following coding sequences are from one Grus americana isolate bGruAme1 chromosome 30, bGruAme1.mat, whole genome shotgun sequence window:
- the LOC129197887 gene encoding polyunsaturated fatty acid lipoxygenase ALOX15B-like gives MQAEVELVLLGPGTPGGERYRVRVTTGSQWGGGTLAAVTLSLVGTGGQSPPCHLDWPRHRLRPGTTVVTEVTSPRPLGTLLLLRLWKEPLVSLVPDRWFCARVTVTGPLRDGDTGGGDTGDDDVAGDDVGDTPTATFPCYRWLESGCLELREGTARTPRAAAWEPRLLQQRQEERKEREEAFHQVRVRLRGLRCGGSWRSFEDLQEVLGGPGTPISEYVVQHWRDDAFFGEQYLNGVNPVLLRRCSRLPPNFPVTPPMVAPSLGPHTCLQREMEGGRLFLADYALLEGLPTGRGGGEPQFLAAPLCLLWLSPRRQLLPVAIQLSQHPGPEAPIFLPGDGCWAWALAKLWVRGAHFTLHEAVTHLLHTHFLGETFAMATHRLPACHPVYQLLLPHCRFTFHINILARDSLLSPGGIIDKATAVGREGTLELVARATAALTYTELCVPEDLEHRGVTDIPNYYYRDDALEIWGAIESLVQGIVALYYPEDSDVAEDHELQDWVGEIFTYAVLGNEKTGFPSKLCSCPELVKFLTMIIFCCSARHAAVNSGQYDYAAWMPNTPGTLRRPPPRTKEEATAELLLETLPSPDATGALLALLSVVSYEGGEPRPLGSRPQEHFSGAAPRRLLGSFRHRLAAISHRIQRRNAGLALPYPYLDPACVQESVAI, from the exons ATGCAAGCAGAGGTGGAACTGGTCTTACTGGGCCCA GGCACCCCGGGGGGGGAGCGGTACCGGGTGAGGGTGACGACGGGGTCCCAGTGGGGCGGGGGGACGCTGGCAGCCGTCACCCTCAGCCTGGTGGGGACGGGGGGACAGAGCCCCCCCTGCCACCTCGACTGGCCCCGCCACCGCCTGCGCCCCGGCACC ACGGTGGTGACGGAGGTGACGTCACCGCGGCCCCTGGGgaccctcctgctgctgcggCTGTGGAAGGAGCCACTGGTGTCCCTGGTCCCCGACCGATGGTTCTGCGCCCGCGTCACCGTCACCGGGCCCCTGCGGGatggggacaccggggggggTGACACCGGGGATGACGACGTCGCGGGGGACGATGTTGGGGACACCCCCACGGCCACCTTCCCCTGCTACCGCTGGCTGGAGAGCGGCTGCCTGGAGCTGCGGGAGGGCACCG cCCGGACACCGCGTGCGGCCGCCTGGGAGCCgcggctgctgcagcagcgcCAGGAGGAGCGGAAGGAGCGCGAGGAGGCCTTCCA ccaggTCCGGGTGCGGCTCCGGGGGCTTCGCTGTGGTGGCTCCTGGCGCAGCTTCGAGGACctgcaggaggtgctgggggggccggggaccCCCATCAGCG AGTACGTGGTGCAGCACTGGCGGGACGACGCCTTTTTCGGGGAGCAGTACCTGAACGGGGTGAACCCCGTCCTGCTGCGCCGCTGCTCCCGCCTGCCCCCCAACTTCCCCGTCACCCCCCCCATGGTGGCGCCCAGCCTGGGCCCCCACACCTGCCTGCAGCGCGAGATGGAG GGGGGGCGGCTCTTCCTGGCCGACTACGCGCTGCTGGAGGGGCTCCCCacggggcgcggggggggggagccccaGTTCCTGGCCGCccccctctgcctgctctggctCAGCCCCCGCCGGCAGCTCCTGCCCGTCGCCATCCAG CTGTCCCAGCACCCCGGCCCCGAGGCTCCCATCTTCCTGCCGGGGGATGGGTGCTGGGCGTGGGCGCTGGCCAAGCTGTGGGTGCGGGGCGCCCACTTCACCCTGCACGAGGCCGTCACCCACCTGCTGCACACCCACTTCCTGGGGGAGACCTTCGCCATGGCCACCCACCGCCTGCCCGCCTGCCACCCCGTCTACCAG ctcctgctgccccacTGCCGTTTCACCTTCCACATCAACATTTTGGCCCGGGACTCGCTGCTCAGCCCCGGGGGGATCATCGACAAG GCCACGGCGGTGGGGCGGGAGGGGACACTGGAGCTGGTGGCCCGAGCGACGGCGGCGCTGACCTACACGGAGCTGTGTGTCCCCGAAGACCTGGAGCACCGCGGGGTCACCGACATCCCCAACTACTACTACCGCGACGACGCCCTGGAGATCTGGGGGGCCATCGAGAG CTTAGTGCAGGGGATCGTGGCGCTCTACTACCCCGAGGACAGTGACGTGGCCGAGGACCACGAGCTCCAGGACTGGGTGGGCGAGATCTTCACCTATGCCGTCCTGGGCAATGAGAAGACAG GCTTCCCCTcaaagctctgcagctgccctgAGCTCGTGAAGTTCCTCACCATGATCATCTTCTGCTGCTCCGCCCGGCACGCCGCCGTCAACAGCGGCCAG tacgACTACGCCGCCTGGATGCCCAACACCCCAGGGACGCTGCGGCGGCCACCACCAAGGACGAAGGAGGAGGCCAccgctgagctgctgctggagacccTCCCGTCCCCCGACGCCACCGGCGCCCTCCTGGCCCTGCTCAGCGTCGTCAGCTACGAGGGCGGAGAACCG CGCCCGCTGGGCTCCCGCCCCCAGGAACACTTCAGTGGGGCGGCCCCACGGCGGCTCCTTGGCTCCTTCCGACATCGCCTGGCCGCCATCTCCCACCGCATCCAGCGCCGCAACGCGGGGCTGGCGCTGCCCTACCCCTACCTCGACCCCGCCTGCGTCCAGGAGAGCGTCGCCATCTGA